The nucleotide window CGACGCGCTGTCCCCACGGCATGTCGTTGGGGGCGCTGCGGACCGAGCCGCCCAGAGCCTCCACGCGGCCGAGCGTCTCGTCGACGTCGTCGACACCGATGCTGAGCAGCATCCGCGGTGCCGCCCCGGTCCCCAGGTCCGTCTTGGCCACCAGCCCGAGGTCGGTGTCGCCGATGCGCAAGCCGCGGTAGAAGGCCGGCCCTTCCTCCGGTACCCGGAAGATCTCCTCGGCGCCGAACAGCTTCGTATAGAAGCCGAGCAGGACGTCCTGGTCGGCAGTCAGGATCACTGGCTGGATGGTGGACATGGCACTCCTATCTAGAACGGTCGTGTCGCTGGGTAGACCGTTCGTGGACGGTGAACTCATCGGCAAAGCCGCCCTGTCAGACGATCTACGCCCCAGACTGCCGCCCACGACCAGCGTGAGCCCCGAGAACTGGTCACACCAGCCCCTTGACCTGCGGTTTCAAGTTGACGGAGGCTCTCTCCAGGGCTGGGCGGAGTGCGTACCCAGAACTCGGCATGGGCAGAGGAACTGGCCAGCCACGGATATGTCGTCGCAGCCCTTGACCACCCCTACGACTCGGCCGCCGTCCTCCTCGCCGATGGCCGGACCGTCCGTACGAAGGTCACCGCCACAGGTGATGCCGACCGGGACAACGAGTTGGCGGTCAGCTGGACTGCTGTCCGTGCCGCCGACCTGAGCTTCGTTCTCACCCAGTTGGACCGTGCTGCCGGAGGTGAGATTCCGGGGCCTGTGGGCGGGCGCATGGACGCCGGCCGAGTGGCTGTTGCCGGTCACTCCCTCGGTGGAGGCGCCGCTTTGCAGGCCGCTCGTCAGGACCGCCGATTCGACGCCGCCATCAACCTGGACGGCTTTCCGTACGACCCCGACGCGGAGCGTTTCCCGCAACCGGTGCTGGCCCTGACCCAGGATGTCCGCCTCGATATCGACCCGGACTACATACCCCGCCTCACACGTGTGCTCTCGTTGAGCGGCGCGCCCAGTTACCGGCTCTCCGTCCCTGGCGCGGCACATCTCACGTTCACCGACGCGCCGCTCTACATGCCTCCGGTGGAGTCGATCATCGGATCGCGGGGCCGTACCTACGGGCCGCGCATCACCGCCGCTGTCTCACTCGCCCTCCTCGACACCACGCTGCGCCGCGAGCCGGACAACTTGGCCACCGTTCTGCCCTCCTACGGTGCTCTCAGCGTCCACTCACCGCAGGGCAGTACCGGATGGGGAAGGAGGTGCGGCCCCGCCCGCTTTCATCGGCCGGAACCGGTACCGCATGGTCGTGGGGCAGCCGGCTTCGAGCGGCGATGTACGCGGGCATCCGCGGGTCTGCCTCTGCAAGGGGAGAAAAGCGCCTCATAGGGAGTAAGTCATGGGCTCCATCCACATCGAGCTGTTCGCGACCCTCGGTCTCGTCGGGCAGGCTCCCGGCGGGCCCGACGCGGACCCGGTGGGATTCCCGTTCGGCGGCTGGCAGGCGCCCCTGCTGGACAAGGTCGCCGGGGCGCAGGCCAGTGCCGCGTACGAAGGCACGGACGCCCTCCTGCTCGGCCGGCGGGCGTACGACATCTCCGCCGCCTACTGGCCTCACCAGCATGGCGGCGAGGACAACGAGATCGCCACGCATGTTCGCCGTTGACGACATCGAGGACGCCGTTGCGCGCCTGCGCCCTCATGGCGCTGAACTCGTCGGCGAGATAGCCCGGTTCGAAGACAGCCATCTGCTCTGCTACGTCCGCGGCCCGGAAAGCATCATCGTCGGACTGGCCGAGCAACTGCGCTGAGAAGGAGAAACCGAACCATGCAGCCGAACGAGAGCTTCGAGGTCTGAACCGCCCGATCAGCCAGGAACTGCTGGCCCGCGACGTGACCCGCCGGGCCCTCGTCGCCAGGACGGAACCCCGCGCACCGTACCGATCGCCACCACCGAGCACGGGTCCCAGTCCTCCGTGACCGCGGTGGCCCGGCGCCTGGACGAGGGACGGCGCTGGAGCCCCTTCGCTGGTCAGACCTCGATGTACGCGACGACGATCACGGTCCGAAGCGCCGTAACCCAGTACACAAGCCGTACGCGCTCGACTTCGTCGGTGTACTCACGCAGCTGCGGGCCGGCGGTGTCGTCGGGGATCGGCTCGCCGATGCCGGGGTCGACGGAGATGACGACCAGCGCCCGGTCCAGGGCGTGGATCTCCGCCTCGCTGGTCAGGTTCTCCAGTTGCTTCGCGGCGGAGTCGGAGAACGCGATCCGGGCGCGGCGAGGGCCCTGCCGCAGGGCCATCAGACGATGGCTGGGCGCTGAGCGGCGAGACGGGCGAGGTGGGCCTCGCGCAGCTCCTCCCATGGGATGCACTGCTCGGGGCCGGGCAGGCCGTTGGTGGCGATGTCCTCCAGGACGGCGGCGAACCGGTCGGCGTCGGCCCGGGCCTTGGCCGCGTACGCGCGCACAGCGTCGGCGGCCGCGGGCTCCAGCTGCCGGGCGGTGGTGTCGGCGGGGGCCGGCTGTTCGCTCATAGAGGGCTCCAGAGGGCAGAACTAACGTTTCTCACACGGTATCTCCGGGACGGGCCACCGGAGGACGGTACGGGCGCATTCGGTGAGAGCGAGAACGGTGCGGTGGTGTCGATCGGTGTCGATTTCGCCGAGATCGAAGCGGTGACTCGCGCTGTGATCACGTCAACAGCCGAATCGGCCGCACAGGCCGCCGGCCGGGGTACGGATCACTTCGGCGCCCTTGGCCTTGGCGACGTTCAGCTTGAGAAGGTTCACCACCACATTGAGCACACAAGCAGGCAGGCCGCCGCCCAACCGAGGCCAGGGGAGGCCCGGGGA belongs to Streptomyces finlayi and includes:
- a CDS encoding alpha/beta hydrolase family protein, which codes for MGGVRTQNSAWAEELASHGYVVAALDHPYDSAAVLLADGRTVRTKVTATGDADRDNELAVSWTAVRAADLSFVLTQLDRAAGGEIPGPVGGRMDAGRVAVAGHSLGGGAALQAARQDRRFDAAINLDGFPYDPDAERFPQPVLALTQDVRLDIDPDYIPRLTRVLSLSGAPSYRLSVPGAAHLTFTDAPLYMPPVESIIGSRGRTYGPRITAAVSLALLDTTLRREPDNLATVLPSYGALSVHSPQGSTGWGRRCGPARFHRPEPVPHGRGAAGFERRCTRASAGLPLQGEKSAS
- a CDS encoding VOC family protein, which produces MSTIQPVILTADQDVLLGFYTKLFGAEEIFRVPEEGPAFYRGLRIGDTDLGLVAKTDLGTGAAPRMLLSIGVDDVDETLGRVEALGGSVRSAPNDMPWGQRVAHIQDPDGNPVNLTQSIPAQ